One window from the genome of Salvelinus fontinalis isolate EN_2023a chromosome 3, ASM2944872v1, whole genome shotgun sequence encodes:
- the LOC129835600 gene encoding uncharacterized protein LOC129835600 isoform X1, whose protein sequence is MATRAAYFSPSEAQILMEAYEEVKYIIKKKGNTATVIKQREKAWQSIADRLNALNMNGPKRTWQQVKIKYKNILQNAVKKNTHRQGTGGGSPKADLTPAEDMALELNKGRPVLEGIPGGKETSIGSSQDATRFIQVSGSTVFLLEPPAQAPDDADPGEGPSAAATAHDGDDDEEETISLDSRRHEDPDAIQWENQPGNISSQAIRKLYGNHLRHQIELADIDIQYKKKKMENLALESEIKKRTIRKLDLEIKKLEREVRYAFNVHCMLTVTQMY, encoded by the exons atggcaactagagccgcgtacttttccccgtcggaagcacaaatcctcatggaggcatacgaggaggtaaaatatataattaagaagaaaggcaacaccgccacagtgataaagcaaagagaaaaagcgtggcaaagtattgcagaccgcctgaatgc attaaacatgaacgggccaaaacggacatggcagcaggtcaaaatcaaatacaagaacattctgcagaatg cagtgaaaaagaatacccacagacaaggcacgggtggtgggtcaccaaaggctgaccttaccccagcagaggacatggccttggagctaaataaaggcaggcccgtcttagaggggatccctggggggaaagagacgagcataggttcctcccaagatgccacccgcttcattcaag tgtctggcagcactgtgttcctgttagagccaccagcacaagcaccagacgatgctgatcca ggtgaaggccccagtgcagcagcaacagcacatgatggagacgatgatgaggaggagaccatctctctggattccagaaggcatgag gacccagatgctatacagtgggaaaaccagcctggcaacata agctcacaagctatcagaaagttgtatggcaaccacctccggcaccaaatagaactggcagacatagacattcagtacaagaagaaaaagatggaaaatcttgcactggagtccgaaataaaaaagaggacaattaggaaactggaccttgaaataaaaaaacttgagagggaggtgagatatgccttcaatgtacactgtatgctaactgtaacacaaatgtattaa
- the LOC129835600 gene encoding uncharacterized protein LOC129835600 isoform X2 translates to MATRAAYFSPSEAQILMEAYEEVKYIIKKKGNTATVIKQREKAWQSIADRLNALNMNGPKRTWQQVKIKYKNILQNAVKKNTHRQGTGGGSPKADLTPAEDMALELNKGRPVLEGIPGGKETSIGSSQDATRFIQVSGSTVFLLEPPAQAPDDADPGEGPSAAATAHDGDDDEEETISLDSRRHEDPDAIQWENQPGNISSQAIRKLYGNHLRHQIELADIDIQYKKKKMENLALESEIKKRTIRKLDLEIKKLERELQEDDTAQNKN, encoded by the exons atggcaactagagccgcgtacttttccccgtcggaagcacaaatcctcatggaggcatacgaggaggtaaaatatataattaagaagaaaggcaacaccgccacagtgataaagcaaagagaaaaagcgtggcaaagtattgcagaccgcctgaatgc attaaacatgaacgggccaaaacggacatggcagcaggtcaaaatcaaatacaagaacattctgcagaatg cagtgaaaaagaatacccacagacaaggcacgggtggtgggtcaccaaaggctgaccttaccccagcagaggacatggccttggagctaaataaaggcaggcccgtcttagaggggatccctggggggaaagagacgagcataggttcctcccaagatgccacccgcttcattcaag tgtctggcagcactgtgttcctgttagagccaccagcacaagcaccagacgatgctgatcca ggtgaaggccccagtgcagcagcaacagcacatgatggagacgatgatgaggaggagaccatctctctggattccagaaggcatgag gacccagatgctatacagtgggaaaaccagcctggcaacata agctcacaagctatcagaaagttgtatggcaaccacctccggcaccaaatagaactggcagacatagacattcagtacaagaagaaaaagatggaaaatcttgcactggagtccgaaataaaaaagaggacaattaggaaactggaccttgaaataaaaaaacttgagagggag ctccaagaagatgacacagctcaaaataaaaattag